The Drosophila innubila isolate TH190305 chromosome 2R unlocalized genomic scaffold, UK_Dinn_1.0 1_C_2R, whole genome shotgun sequence DNA window TTAGGTAATGCCctcataaaataaacaatcaaaaatatcATCACAAGGTTTTTATTGCATCTATTACTCGTAGATTAAAATGGACTCCTTTACAGGAAATCAATGCTACCAAAATCCTCATTGTCCTTGATAGTCTTTTCTATCCAGCCACGCACTTCGGGCACGGAAGCATAAACGCCCGGATATTTTGGACGAGCACATCCTGTTCCCCAGGAAACAATGCCCAGCAGTTCTTTGTTGTAGATCAGTGGACCACCAGAGTCACCCTGGCAGGCATCCTTGCCGCCACCATCTTCGCCACTACACAACATATTGCCGGTTAGCAGAATCGGGTAGGATTTTTTGCAAGTCGTATTTTCGACCACTTTCACTACCACCTTTTGGAGTATGTTAGGCAAGAGTCCATTCTCTTTAGTGACACCCCAACCCGTTACAAAGACGGGTGTACCGTTCTCGGGACGTTCCTTGGCCAGTGGAATGGGCTGAACAAACTCGTTGAACTCGAAATCTCCATCCAGGAACAGAATAGCGGCATCGTTGTCATTGTTAAAGGTCTTGTACTTGTCATGAATGATGAATTTTCGTACAGGCAGCGTCTGACTACTTGGACTCAGTTGGAATAATGTCGTAGAGCCAGCAACGATCGTGAGATTCTCCGCACTTTTCAAGGTACTTAAACAATGGGCTGCACTGACGAC harbors:
- the LOC117784644 gene encoding vitellin-degrading protease-like produces the protein MFRILIGLCIIGASLADPVFHSGVPMPDGRIVGGEDADIREFPHQISMRYRENHRCGGSLVASNIVVSAAHCLSTLKSAENLTIVAGSTTLFQLSPSSQTLPVRKFIIHDKYKTFNNDNDAAILFLDGDFEFNEFVQPIPLAKERPENGTPVFVTGWGVTKENGLLPNILQKVVVKVVENTTCKKSYPILLTGNMLCSGEDGGGKDACQGDSGGPLIYNKELLGIVSWGTGCARPKYPGVYASVPEVRGWIEKTIKDNEDFGSIDFL